From Megalops cyprinoides isolate fMegCyp1 chromosome 18, fMegCyp1.pri, whole genome shotgun sequence, one genomic window encodes:
- the LOC118793374 gene encoding claudin domain-containing protein 1-like, whose amino-acid sequence MVDNRYATALVIGSVLSLLATVYLSVAVGTQHWYQYSSPPAASEGNASELRSLQEEFMEGEFDEKTYTDTLFRLNGTVGLWWRCVLVPTHSHWYKEPDPKMVTECVSFTLHQQLIPKYKEPGNHNSGEDLLRTYLWRCQFLLPLVSLGLVLLGGMIGLCACLCRSFSPTLGIGVLHLLAGLCTLATVCCYLAGMDLLHRASVLPDGVDGSLGWSLYLALISSPLHMMAAALLVWAARSHRQNYYRMTAYRVA is encoded by the exons ATGGTGGACAACCGATATGCCACCGCGCTGGTGATTGGGTCAGTCCTGAGCCTGCTGGCAACAGTCTACCTGTCTGTGGCAGTGGGGACGCAGCACTGGTACCAGTACAGCAGCCCCCCGGCTGCCAGCGAGGGAAATGCTTCAGAGCTGCGCAGTTTGCAGGAGGAGTTCATGGAAGGAGAGTTTGATGAGAAGACCTACACTGACACGCTCTTCCGCCTCAACGGGACTGTGGGGCTGTGGTGGCGCTGTGTGCTGGTGCCGACCCATTCACACTGGTACAAAGAGCCCG aTCCGAAAATggtgactgagtgtgtgagtttcACATTGCATCAACAGTTGATCCCCAAATATAAAGAACCAGGCAATCACAACAGTGGAGAGGACCTTCTGCGCACCT acctgtGGAGGTGTCAGTTCCTGCTTCCGCTGGTATCTCTAGGTCTGGTGCTGCTTGGAGGAATGATTGgactctgtgcctgtctgtgtcgCAGTTTCAGCCCCACACTGGGTATCGGAGTGCTTCACCTGCTGGCTG GCCTGTGCACCCTTGCAACGGTGTGCTGTTATCTAGCTGGCATGGACCTCCTGCACCGGGCCTCGGTATTGCCTGACGGAGTTGACGGTTCCCTGGGCTGGTCACTCTACTTGGCGCTAATCTCCTCCCCGCTGCACATGATGGCTGCAGCCTTGCTGGTGTGGGCGGCACGCAGCCACCGCCAGAACTACTACCGCATGACAGCTTACAGGGTGGCCTAA
- the LOC118793165 gene encoding mucin-3A-like, whose amino-acid sequence MGLLTLSILGLLLVMTQPPPTTTTTITTNTQTDEDATYTSSSAFPQPNTNTAETLSIDSSDDPSDQTAMSTTASSVSNINTMQTVTEVTVTADVENSTTPLDTGTTIDTEPSTTTPDTTNTSTTTMTEVDSTATTITNDGDTPSDITDIESISSTDIQLIQTTLPTELPDTSGTTPQPGAISVTVTTALETDTQPNMTTAETVSMTVTSDLQSDKTTIPSNTDTSTESNINTTETTNEEAVTSNVENNTTILPTTLTATTQPTTWTAGMVTSVISHIATGGSSSNTNNTMAATTTVVSYSNTTPLDTGMTTETEPITTTLHTTTTAAAIMTDVEAMTTTIVIDGVTYSNISGTESISSTGIQPSQTTLPTELPHTSGTTPQPDTISVTSSTATLDTDTQPNMTTAETVSMTVISGFQSDKTTIPSNTNTSTESNINTMETTNEATVTSNVENYRTILPTTLTATTQPITWTTDMMTSITSHTATEESSSNTDNTMAATTTVVSNSNTTPLHTGMTTDTEPITTTLHTTTTATNTMTEVERMTTTIINNRVTFSNITGTESISSRPTGIQLSQTTSTTELLDISLTTPQPDTISILSPTGALVTDTQPNTTTAGNGSMTVFSGFQSDKTTIPSNTNTSTESNNNTVQTTSNSAVTSNVERYTTALPIILTSTTQPTTWTTDTITSATSSIATGGFSSNTNNTMVTTTGIVSNSNTSPMDTGTSARETSSIATIAPNIPSNTSLDPISMSPTVQSNTNTTLTVNFSINTASTHLSTTAIPTSTITFTQPNVNTTPTANQGTTVSNAESGTTTGIGHPENPTSDALSSSHSPGFSTANPFITSAISPTSISTTTIPTTMSPSSESVVSLEIYLDLKFEEDLKNSSSEKFKTLAKNLTQQLDMIYKKTYGDSFSHSEVKGFRNGSVVVTVSLVFSNFSAVRNISDVVKTLRDAGESSEFSFRGKIIKIMLLVPTKPPATTIIIPTTLSAKTTTVASQSQHTTAVPIISVATALTKNSDTQTTNPSSTSLKTSAATSVQPIRSTAHPTNTAPYSTNIKSDTSAPFAGSTAFTQPSANATETVQTIVTSHSQSGKITTPITAVTKSDMAIRQTTSIAAVTSNIENMTPALPKTLTATSSIATGGFNSNTNNTMVTTTGIVRNSNTSPMDTGTSARESSSIATIAPNIPSNTSLDPISMSPTVQSNTNTTLTVNFSISTASIHLSTTAIPTSTITFTQPNVNTTPTTNQGTTVSNAESGTTTGIGHPENPTSDALSSSHSPGFSTANPFITSVISPTSISTTTIPTTMPPSSESVVSLEIYLDLKFEEDLKNSSSEKFKTLSKNLTQQLDMIYKKTYGDSFSHSEVKGFRNGSVVVTVSLVFSNFSAVRNISDVVKTLRDAGESSEFSFRGKIIKIILLVPTKPPATTIIIPTTLSAKTTTVASQSQHTTAVPIISVATALTKNSDTQTTNPSSTSLKTSAATSVQPIRSTAHPTNTAPYSTNIKSDTSAPFAGRTAFTQPSANATETVQTIVTSHSQSGKITTPITAVTKSDMAIRQTTSIAAVTSNIENMTPALPKTLTATSSIATGGFNSNTNNTMVTTTGIVRNSNTSPMDTGTSARESSSIATIAPNIPSNTSLDPISMSPTVQSNTNTTLTVNFSISTASTHLSTTAIPTSTITFTQPNVNTTPTTNQGTTVSNAESGTTTGIGHPENPTSDALSSSHSPGFSTANPFITSVISPTSISTTTIPTTMPPSSESVVSLEIYLDLKFEEDLKNSSSEKFKTLSKNLTQQLDMIYKKTYGDSFSHSEVKGFRNGSVVVTVSLVFSNFSAVRNISDVVKTLRDAGESSEFSFRGKIIKIILLVPTKPPATTIIIPTTLSAKTTTVASQSQHTTAVLMISVATALTKNSDTQTTNPSSTSLKTSAATSVQPIRSTAHPTNTAPYSTNIKSDTSAPFAGRTAFTQPSANATETVQTIVTSHSQSGKITTPTTAVTKSDVAIRQTTSTAAVTSNIENMTTALPKTLTVPSSIATGGFNSNTNNTMVTTTGIVRNSNTSPMDTGTSARESSSIATIAPNIPSNTSLDPISMSPTVQSNTNTTLTVNFSINTASTHLSTTAIPTSTITFTQPNVNTTPTTNQRTTASNAERVTTTGIGKTITPTNAVAFTKSDMTTTQTTNISIVTSNIKNITTAIPTTLTTTTQPTTWTTYMANSTTGFTNTQTVTASTLKSTIAFIQPILNVTQSGGTVIPEVSTKSFSPALYTTMAATKGSSSNITATTTTTNSNITTTTASQNNITSLYTGTTPTSTTLRTTNSVRFTVTQINTATTAMKNNGVTTPNITVTAVSSPGIPPSRTTSSTEPLHTSDTTPQPATTSVISTTTAVTTASVKTVQLQFSLQKEFTAELSIPSSNEFKQLAKNITVEMDKIYSQKFPRSFIRSTVLGFRKGSVVADMHLLFKEKQSNDEVVSSSSVQTALHTVVSQSTNNSLFFNIIPTSIQALEEISVSVNLSLILPFSSSLNDSHSPEYIQLSTTLNNWLGAVFSKFFGNVSRSSATQFRNIDGWVGAHIVFKFNVETRIADDVLTAAVLNSQSPFLYLKHLLSVNGFQVPADFLLISMRITSLHFTEELTYRGSATFLLYSTVIRTSVIKLYKGKDGFIDVYVTRMMPGSVVAQLVIVFDKSRISTHDVSQILLSGLPQLEFDGLTVDPSSMQIVSQPVTSPRPFPGYAVAIIVMCGLAIILLPVAVLVGCRTGMWERLRRSLSLRSQNYSVTAAHHVV is encoded by the exons atgggaCTCCTTACACTGTCTATACTGGGACTTCTATTGG TCATGACACAGCCTccaccaacaacaaccactacaatcacaacaaacacacaaactgatgAAGATGCAACATATACAAGCAGCTCTGCATTTCCACaacccaacacaaacacagcagaaacttTAAGCATAGACAGTTCGGATGATCCAAGTGACCAAACTGCCATGTCCACAACTGCATCTTCAGTATCCAACATTAACACAATGCAAACTGTAACTGAAGTAACAGTTACTGCTGATGTAGAGAATAGTACAACTCCATTGGACACAGGTACGACTATAGATACTGAACCAAGCACGACCACACCAGATACAACAAATACATCAACTACCACAATGACAGAGGTCGACTCAACCGCTACAACCATAACTAATGATGGAGACACACCATCCGACATTACAGATATAGAATCAATCTCAAGTACAGACATTCAGCTGATCCAAACTACCTTACCAACAGAGCTTCCAGATACTTCAGGTACAACTCCACAGCCTGGCGCAATATCAGTAACAGTAACAACTGCActtgaaacagacacacagcccaaCATGACAACAGCAGAAACTGTAAGCATGACAGTCACTTCAGATTTGCAAAGTGACAAAACTACCATCCCCTCTAATACAGATACATCTACAGAATCCAACATCAacacaacagaaactacaaatGAAGAAGCAGTTACTTCTAATGTAGAAAATAACACAACTATATTACCCACAACATTGACTGCCACTACACAACCAACCACTTGGACTGCAGGTATGGTGACCTCTGTCATAAGTCATATTGCAACTGGAGGATCAAGCTCtaacacaaataacacaatGGCTGCAACAACCACAGTAGTAAGTTACAGCAATACAACTCCATTGGACACAGGTATGACTACAGAGACCGAACCAATCACTACCACGTTACATACAACAACTACTGCAGCTGCTATAATGACAGATGTCGAGGCAATGACCACCACTATAGTTATTGATGGAGTCACATATTCCAACATTTCAGGTACAGAATCAATCTCAAGCACAGGCATTCAGCCGAGCCAAACTACCTTACCAACAGAGCTTCCACATACTTCAGGTACAACTCCACAGCCTGACACCATATCAGTAACTTCCTCAACAGCTACActtgacacagacacacagcccaaCATGACAACAGCAGAAACTGTAAGCATGACAGTCATTTCAGGTTTCCAAAGTGACAAAACTACCATCCCCTCTAATACTAATACATCTACAGAATCCAACATCAACACAATGGAAACTACAAATGAAGCAACAGTTACTTCTAATGTAGAAAATTACAGAACTATATTACCCACAACATTGACTGCCACTACACAACCAATCACTTGGACAACAGACATGATGACCTCTATAACAAGTCATACTGCAACTGAAGAATCTAGCTCTAACACCGATAACACAATGGCTGCAACAACCACAGTAGTAAGTAACAGTAATACAACTCCATTGCACACAGGTATGACTACAGATACCGAACCAATCACTACCACATTACATACAACAACTACTGCAACTAATACAATGACAGAGGTCGAGAGAATGACTACCACTATAATTAATAACAGAGTCACATTTTCCAACATTACAGGTACAGAATCAATCTCAAGTAGGCCTACAGGCATTCAGCTGAGCCAGACTACCTCAACAACAGAGCTTCTAGATATTTCACTTACAACTCCACAGCCTGACACCATATCAATACTTTCCCCAACAGGTGCActtgtcacagacacacaaccaaacacgACAACAGCAGGAAATGGAAGCATGACAGTCTTTTCAGGTTTCCAAAGTGACAAAACTACCATCCCCTCTAATACAAATACATCTACAGAATCCAACAACAACACTGTACAGACTACAAGCAATTCAGCGGTTACTTCTAATGTAGAAAGATATACAACTGCCTTACCCATAATTTTGACTAGCACTACACAACCAACTACTTGGACAACAGACACGATCACCTCTGCCACAAGCAGTATTGCCACTGGAGGATTTAGCTCTAACACCAATAACACAATGGTCACAACAACCGGAATAGTAAGTAACAGTAATACATCTCCAATGGACACAGGTACGAGTGCAAGAGAAACTAGCAGCATTGCAACAATTGCTCCAAATATACCAAGTAACACATCTTTAGATCCCATAAGTATGAGCCCAACAGTCCaatccaacacaaacacaacactcaCTGTAAACTTTTCCATAAACACAGCAAGTACACATTTGAGCACAACTGCAATACCAACAAGTACAATTACATTCACACAGCCCAATGTAAACACAACACCCACTGCAAATCAAGGAACAACTGTTTCAAATGCAGAAAGTGGTACAACTACAGGGATTGGACACCCAGAAAACCCCACTTCTGATGCTTTAAGCTCATCACATTCACCAGGGTTTTCCACTGCCAATCCTTTTATAACATCAGCTATATCACCTACATCTATATCCACAACGACAATACCCACAACAATGTCACCATCATCAGAATCAGTTGTTTCACTGGAGATTTATTTAGACCTGAAATTTGAGGAGGATCTGAAGAATTCCTCTTCAGAGAAGTTCAAGACCTTGGCAAAGAATTTAACTCAACAG CTGGATATGATCTACAAAAAGACATATGGGGACAGCTTCAGTCACAGCGAGGTAAAAGGTTTCAG GAACGGATCAGTTGTGGTCACCGTCTCCCTAGTGTTCAGTAACTTCAGTGCTGTCCGCAACATCAGTGACGTGGTGAAGACTCTCAGAGATGCTGGCGAATCCTCTGAATTCAGTTTCCGTGGAAAGATCATTAAAATCATGCTTTTAG TTCCGACAAAGCCtccagcaacaacaataattattCCCACTACACTGTCTGCTAAAACCACCACTGTTGCATCACAAAGCCAGCATACAACTGCAGTACCCATAATCTCTGTGGCAACGGCGTTAACAAAGAATAGCGACACTCAAACCACAAACCCCAGTTCAACATCTCTAAAAACAAGTGCAGCCACATCTGTACAACCAATCAGAAGTACAGCACACCCAACGAACACTGCGCCTTACTCTACAAACATAAAATCTGACACATCTGCACCATTTGCAGGGAGTACTGCTTTCACACAACCCAGTGCAAATGCAACAGAAACTGTACAAACAATAGTGACTTCACATTCGCAAAGTGGCAAAATTACCACACCTATTACTGCAGTTACAAAATCTGACATGGCCATAAGACAGACTACAAGCATAGCAGCAGTTACTTCcaatattgaaaatatgacacCTGCCTTACCCAAAACTTTGACTGCCACAAGTAGTATTGCCACTGGAGGATTTAACTCTAACACCAACAACACAATGGTCACAACAACCGGAATAGTACGTAACAGTAATACATCTCCAATGGACACAGGTACAAGTGCAAGAGAAAGTAGCAGCATTGCAACAATTGCTCCAAATATACCAAGTAACACATCTTTAGATCCCATTAGTATGAGCCCAACAGTCCaatccaacacaaacacaacactcaCTGTAAACTTTTCCATAAGCACAGCAAGTATACATTTGAGCACAACTGCAATACCAACAAGTACAATTACATTCACACAGCCCAATGTAAACACAACACCCACTACAAATCAAGGAACAACTGTTTCAAATGCAGAAAGTGGTACAACTACAGGGATTGGACACCCAGAAAACCCCACTTCTGATGCTTTAAGCTCATCACATTCACCAGGGTTTTCCACTGCCAATCCTTTTATAACATCAGTTATATCACCTACATCTATATCCACAACGACAATACCCACAACAATGCCACCATCATCAGAATCAGTTGTTTCACTGGAGATTTATTTAGACCTGAAATTTGAGGAGGATCTGAAGAATTCCTCTTCAGAGAAGTTCAAGACCTTGTCAAAGAATTTAACTCAACAG CTGGATATGATCTACAAAAAGACATATGGGGACAGCTTCAGTCACAGCGAGGTAAAAGGTTTCAG GAACGGATCAGTTGTGGTCACCGTTTCCCTAGTGTTCAGTAACTTCAGTGCTGTCCGCAACATCAGTGACGTGGTGAAGACTCTCAGAGATGCTGGCGAATCCTCTGAATTCAGTTTTCGTGGAAAGATCATTAAAATCATACTTTTAG TTCCGACAAAGCCtccagcaacaacaataattattCCCACTACACTGTCTGCTAAAACCACCACTGTTGCATCACAAAGCCAGCATACAACTGCAGTACCCATAATCTCTGTGGCAACGGCGTTAACAAAGAATAGCGACACTCAAACCACAAACCCCAGTTCAACATCTCTAAAAACAAGTGCAGCCACATCTGTACAACCAATCAGAAGTACAGCACACCCAACGAACACTGCGCCTTACTCTACAAACATAAAATCTGACACATCTGCACCATTTGCAGGGAGAACTGCTTTCACACAACCCAGTGCAAATGCAACAGAAACTGTACAAACAATAGTGACTTCACATTCGCAAAGTGGCAAAATTACCACACCTATTACTGCAGTTACAAAATCTGACATGGCCATAAGACAGACTACAAGCATAGCAGCAGTTACTTCcaatattgaaaatatgacacCTGCCTTACCCAAAACTTTGACTGCCACAAGTAGTATTGCCACTGGAGGATTTAACTCTAACACCAACAACACAATGGTCACAACAACCGGAATAGTACGTAACAGTAATACATCTCCAATGGACACAGGTACAAGTGCAAGAGAAAGTAGCAGCATTGCAACAATTGCTCCAAATATACCAAGTAACACATCTTTAGATCCCATTAGTATGAGCCCAACAGTCCaatccaacacaaacacaacactcaCTGTAAACTTTTCCATAAGCACAGCAAGTACACATTTGAGCACAACTGCAATACCAACAAGTACAATTACATTCACACAGCCCAATGTAAACACAACACCCACTACAAATCAAGGAACAACTGTTTCAAATGCAGAAAGTGGTACAACTACAGGGATTGGACACCCAGAAAACCCCACTTCTGATGCTTTAAGCTCATCACATTCACCAGGGTTTTCCACTGCCAATCCTTTTATAACATCAGTTATATCACCTACATCTATATCCACAACGACAATACCCACAACAATGCCACCATCATCAGAATCAGTTGTTTCACTGGAGATTTATTTAGACCTGAAATTTGAGGAGGATCTGAAGAATTCCTCTTCAGAGAAGTTCAAGACCTTGTCAAAGAATTTAACTCAACAG CTGGATATGATCTACAAAAAGACATATGGGGACAGCTTCAGTCACAGCGAGGTAAAAGGTTTCAG GAACGGATCAGTTGTGGTCACCGTTTCCCTAGTGTTCAGTAACTTCAGTGCTGTCCGCAACATCAGTGACGTGGTGAAGACTCTCAGAGATGCTGGCGAATCCTCTGAATTCAGTTTTCGTGGAAAGATCATTAAAATCATACTTTTAG TTCCGACAAAGCCtccagcaacaacaataattattCCCACTACACTGTCTGCTAAAACCACCACTGTTGCATCACAAAGCCAGCATACAACTGCAGTACTCATGATCTCTGTGGCAACGGCGTTAACAAAGAATAGCGACACTCAAACCACAAACCCCAGTTCAACATCTCTAAAAACAAGTGCAGCCACATCTGTACAACCAATCAGAAGTACAGCACACCCAACGAACACTGCGCCTTACTCTACAAACATAAAATCTGACACATCTGCACCATTTGCAGGGAGAACTGCTTTCACACAACCCAGTGCAAATGCAACAGAAACTGTACAAACAATAGTGACTTCACATTCGCAAAGTGGCAAAATTACCACACCTACTACTGCAGTTACAAAATCTGACGTGGCCATAAGACAGACTACAAGCACAGCAGCAGTTACTTCcaatattgaaaatatgacaaCTGCCTTACCCAAAACTTTGACTGTCCCAAGTAGTATTGCCACTGGAGGATTTAACTCTAACACCAACAACACAATGGTCACAACAACCGGAATAGTACGTAACAGTAATACATCTCCAATGGACACAGGTACAAGTGCAAGAGAAAGTAGCAGCATTGCAACAATTGCTCCAAATATACCAAGTAACACATCTTTAGATCCCATTAGTATGAGCCCAACAGTCCaatccaacacaaacacaacactcaCTGTAAACTTTTCCATAAACACAGCAAGTACACATTTGAGCACAACTGCAATACCAACAAGTACAATTACATTCACACAGCCCAATGTAAACACAACACCCACTACAAATCAAAGAACTACTGCTTCAAATGCAGAGAGGGTTACAACTACAGGGATTGGTAAAACTATAACACCCACTAATGCTGTTGCATTTACAAAATCTGACATGACCACAACACAGACTACAAACATATCAATAGTTACTtccaatattaaaaatataacaactGCCATACCCACAACTTTAACTACCACTACACAACCAACCACTTGGACAACTTACATGGCCAACTCCACCACAGgttttacaaacacacaaactgttaCAGCTTCAACACTAAAAAGTACAATCGCATTCATACAACCgattttaaatgtaacacagTCAGGTGGCACAGTAATACCTGAAGTGAGCACAAAAAGTTTTTCTCCTGCATTGTATACAACTATGGCTGCAACTAAAGGATCTAGCTCTAATATCACagcaaccacaaccacaactaaCTCTAATATCACAACAACCACAGCAAGTCAAAATAATATAACTTCACTGTACACAGGTACTACACCAACCTCTACAACATTACGTACGACAAATAGTGTCAGATTCACAGTAACGCAAATCAACACAGCCACCACAGCCATGAAAAATAACGGAGTCACAACGCCCaacattacagttacagcagTCTCAAGTCCGGGTATTCCACCCAGCAGAACCACCTCATCAACAGAGCCTCTACATACATCAGATACAACCCCACAGCCTGCCACAACTTCAGTAATTTCCACAACAACTGCAGTTACAACAGCAAGTGTGAAAACTGTTCAGCTCCAGTTCAGTTTACAGAAGGAATTCACTGCTGAGCTCTCAATCCCATCTTCAAACGAGTTCAAACAGCTGGCAAAGAACATCACTGTCGAG ATGGACAAAATTTATTCTCAGAAATTCCCCAGATCCTTTATTCGATCCACTGTTCTAGGATTCAG AAAAGGCTCCGTAGTAGCAGACATGCATCTCCTCTtcaaagagaaacagagcaaCGATGAGGTGGTTAGTTCGTCGTCAGTGCAGACGGCTCTGCACACGGTTGTGTCCCAAAGCACCAACAactctctttttttcaacatcatACCAACATCTATACAAGCTCTtg AGGAAATATCAGTGTCAGTGAACCTCTCTCTGATTCTGCCCTTCTCATCATCTCTCAATGACTCCCACTCCCCTGAGTATATACAGCTCAGCACTACACTAAACAACTGG CTTGGAGCGGTGTTTTCCaaattttttggaaatgtgAGCAGATCATCAGCAACACAGTTCAG aaacatagatgggtgggtgggtgcgCACATAGTGTTTAAATTTAATGTTGAGACGAGGATAGCAGATGATGTTCTGACAGCCGCTGTTCTCAACTCTCAGAGTCCCTTCCTCTACCTGAAGCATCTACTTTCAGTCAATG GTTTCCAGGTCCCTGCTGATTTTTTACTGATCTCAATGAGGATCACCAGCCTGCATTTCACAGAGGAACTGACTTATCGTGGATCCGCAACCTTTTTGCTCTACAGCACAGTTATCCGCACGTCT GTAATAAAGCTTTACAAAGGGAAAGATGGGTTTATTGATGTCTATGTTACAAGGATGAT GCCTGGTTCTGTGGTGGCGCAGCTGGTGATTGTCTTTGATAAAAGTAGGATCTCCACACATGACGTCTCCCAGATTCTTCTCTCAGGCCTGCCTCAACTGGAATTCGATGGTCTTACAGTGGACCCAAGCTCCATGCAGATTG TGTCTCAGCCTGTTACATCTCCCAGACCTTTCCCAGGGTATGCGGTGGCGATCATCGTCATGTGTGGCCTTGCCATCATTCTGCTTCCTGTAGCTGTGCTGGTT GGTTGTAGGACAGGAATGTGGGAGCGTTTGAggaggtctctctctctcaggtcccAGAATTACAGCGTGACTGCAGCACATCACGTAGTCTGA